One Rhizobiales bacterium GAS188 DNA window includes the following coding sequences:
- a CDS encoding Apolipoprotein A1/A4/E domain-containing protein, whose protein sequence is MSTKPKLDDQTQAALSAIEEALKGTAAPAQPRLPEASSDIIAVRRPTPENRSRTAPPPAAARPVAPPPPAIETQAPTEARPRPAPLAPTPAANDDREEIGALLQTMQAKSSSRPLIMATLASVLWAGAIGVLAWSRLDLSAIGDQATLIERLETPTFGLALALLIGPVIFFFMLAGLFRRSSELGLMARSLSHIAFRLADPQVSAQDAVVSVSTAIRREVVAMNDGIERAMARATELESLVHREISTLERAYGENEIRIRSLIDELITQREGIATHSERVRDVIADTHIKLSTELSAATAKLTGSLDETGTRVVETLHGRSELVTSALGQAGERIMAEIGARGADLTERLLAATDAVGRQLGASGEAITSEMERRSKEVTDRLATITGDIALEIVTRGESVTRGLEETGTRVSQQVAEVGSALSTSLDRSSNDLAARLDATGTRVTDQVAKIGTEVAGTLERASGDVVFRLDETGTRVTEQVAKIGTDVAGSLERVSGNVVNRLDETGTSLVAHIDRVGSDVHQSLSTTGTVLANALQDGANSVNDRLAETGKSILEGLVGRSTEVREDLRSVGETIVTELGARVAEVTQHLDETGQQISRSIVEGGDSLSQRLNATGDRIEETVTGRGGALEARLSELGDRFASVMSERTAQTESALADHSNKLSDLGDRFASVMGDRTAQTEFALADHSNKLSELGDRFASVMSERTAQTEFALADHSNKLSELGDRFASVMSERTAQTEFALAGHSNKLSELGDRFASIMSERTAQTEFALAGHTNKLSELGDQFASVMSERSAQAEAALIGHSDKLSDTLSGHLSAFENAIVVRGGSLADKIAADAAVFTDIVSTKLGSIETLLTTHGDGLIGRLTSHTREAAEAMEDQLVAFEQRATSKTGEVAGSLDGLIERIDTTLEKHAGVFTDGLRARTLEVARAIADSGRGASAQLEAAMNNAGNVIGDKAAFLSERAEEINKLFADRAAELAGTLDAGVARFQSDVVGRLEFVSSNLRTRTDEIHAQLGDRAAEISGLFDDQTERLSKTVDHKLGQLEGHISNLTQSLDRQVDQLSQGVEGQLHLLDGRIGGLTQTFDRQVHQLSERVDSRLELLGGRAVELADAMDRQIDRLATTVDGKLDEISGVLSSRTSEVSAVLGSRATELASAFEDQIGHFDTRVADRIESLSAAFSERGDQIVRLIGGTGTTLTENLTQRLVAIKVDVERASATAAKTLDQGATALAASFESGVRDFSDSVARSTAELRGTGATLTEDITERLVAVKVDIERASSTAAKTLDQGATALAASFEGGVRDFSDSVARSAAELRGTVDDSTRHSIDALANAHDTVRGEIGGILDRLSAANGLLQQIMSGAGQSLGALEAGLAKRLKDLEYLLGGIVSETNRAASRVADQVGALNSVSSSTLRNAETLLEKLESQAHALSDATEAQTRGWNEAADLLERVEARIARSLTSKREALEHLTTSISGRSEELDKVTSAFRTMVEDSLNAAEEKARRISEVLGENSRASATAIGEQFAQIRASTGAERDRTAAALREAYEMVMSDMNETLGQATTRFRDAASEMRQVTAQIQREMEATRAELHRGLVELPRETQASAGEMRRVVGEQIKVLNELTSIATRSASSFDAAEPLMAVAQQRETRPAPAPAAAAPAAAPRQVTSSRTPIAETPAARRPSNYSAPPASTGPRDRRQESSSPASRDDGSSRGGWLTDLLSRASREEPLPSSTNRAQPAAVPAAPATPTTLASLDTIAVDIARMIDHDVAGQMWDRYQHGEHNVFNRAMYTPQGQQMFDEIRRKYRRDQEFRNTADRYVEEFERLLSEVARDPATQRGYLTSDTGKVYTILAHAAGRLE, encoded by the coding sequence CTCCGAGCTCGGCCTGATGGCCCGCTCGCTCTCGCATATCGCCTTCCGGCTGGCCGACCCGCAGGTCTCGGCTCAGGACGCCGTCGTCTCGGTTAGCACGGCGATCCGGCGCGAGGTCGTGGCGATGAATGACGGCATCGAGCGTGCCATGGCGCGCGCCACCGAGCTCGAATCCCTCGTCCATCGCGAGATCTCGACGCTCGAGCGCGCCTACGGCGAAAACGAGATCCGTATCCGCTCCCTGATCGACGAGCTGATCACGCAGCGCGAGGGCATCGCCACGCATTCGGAGCGGGTGCGTGACGTCATCGCAGACACCCATATCAAATTGTCGACGGAATTATCCGCCGCGACCGCGAAATTGACCGGCTCGCTCGACGAGACCGGGACCCGGGTGGTCGAGACGCTGCATGGCAGGAGCGAGCTCGTCACCTCGGCGCTCGGCCAGGCGGGCGAGCGCATCATGGCGGAGATCGGGGCGCGGGGCGCCGATCTGACGGAGCGTCTTCTGGCGGCGACCGACGCCGTCGGGCGCCAGCTCGGCGCGTCCGGAGAGGCGATCACCAGCGAGATGGAGCGCCGCTCGAAGGAGGTCACCGACCGTCTCGCGACCATCACCGGGGATATCGCGCTGGAGATCGTGACGCGCGGCGAATCGGTTACGCGAGGCCTGGAGGAGACGGGCACGCGCGTTTCGCAGCAGGTTGCCGAAGTCGGATCCGCGCTCTCGACCTCGCTCGATCGCAGCAGCAACGACCTTGCGGCGCGCCTCGACGCGACCGGCACGCGCGTCACCGACCAGGTCGCCAAGATCGGCACCGAGGTGGCAGGCACGCTGGAACGCGCCAGCGGCGATGTCGTCTTCCGTCTCGACGAGACCGGCACGCGGGTGACCGAGCAGGTGGCCAAGATCGGCACCGATGTGGCGGGCTCCCTGGAGCGCGTCAGCGGCAATGTCGTCAACCGCCTCGACGAGACCGGCACGAGCCTCGTCGCCCATATCGACCGGGTCGGCAGCGATGTGCATCAGAGCCTCAGCACGACCGGGACGGTTCTCGCCAATGCGCTGCAGGACGGAGCGAATTCCGTCAATGATCGCCTGGCCGAGACGGGCAAGAGCATTCTCGAAGGCCTGGTCGGCCGCTCCACCGAAGTGCGCGAAGATCTGCGCTCGGTCGGCGAGACGATCGTCACCGAACTCGGCGCCCGCGTCGCCGAAGTCACCCAGCATCTCGACGAGACCGGCCAGCAGATCAGCCGCAGCATCGTCGAGGGCGGCGACAGCCTGAGCCAGCGCCTCAACGCCACCGGCGATCGGATCGAGGAGACCGTCACCGGCCGCGGCGGTGCGCTCGAGGCCCGCTTGTCGGAGCTCGGCGACCGATTCGCCTCGGTCATGAGCGAGCGCACGGCACAGACCGAATCGGCCCTGGCTGACCATTCCAACAAGCTGTCGGACCTCGGCGACCGGTTCGCCTCGGTCATGGGTGACCGTACCGCCCAGACCGAATTTGCCTTGGCGGACCATTCCAACAAGCTGTCCGAGCTCGGCGACCGCTTCGCCTCGGTCATGAGCGAGCGCACCGCACAGACCGAATTTGCCCTGGCGGACCATTCCAACAAGCTGTCCGAGCTCGGCGACCGCTTCGCCTCGGTCATGAGCGAGCGCACCGCACAGACCGAATTTGCCCTGGCGGGCCACTCCAACAAGCTGTCCGAGCTCGGCGACCGCTTCGCCTCGATCATGAGCGAGCGCACCGCACAGACCGAATTTGCCCTGGCTGGCCACACCAACAAGCTGTCGGAGCTCGGCGACCAGTTCGCCTCGGTGATGAGCGAGCGCAGCGCGCAGGCCGAAGCGGCCCTGATCGGGCACTCCGACAAGCTGTCGGACACGCTCAGCGGCCATCTCAGCGCCTTCGAGAATGCCATCGTGGTCCGCGGCGGCTCGCTCGCCGACAAGATCGCGGCCGATGCCGCCGTCTTCACCGACATCGTCTCCACCAAGCTCGGTTCCATCGAGACCTTGCTGACGACGCATGGAGACGGCCTGATCGGACGCCTGACGAGCCACACACGGGAAGCCGCCGAGGCCATGGAGGACCAGCTCGTGGCCTTCGAGCAGCGCGCCACCAGCAAGACCGGCGAGGTCGCGGGCTCGCTCGACGGCCTGATCGAGCGCATCGACACCACCTTGGAGAAGCATGCCGGCGTCTTCACCGACGGGCTGAGGGCGCGCACGCTCGAAGTGGCGCGCGCCATCGCCGATAGCGGGCGCGGCGCCTCGGCGCAGCTCGAGGCGGCGATGAACAATGCCGGCAACGTCATCGGCGACAAGGCGGCCTTCCTCTCGGAGCGGGCCGAGGAGATCAACAAGCTCTTCGCCGATCGCGCGGCCGAGCTCGCCGGCACGCTCGATGCGGGAGTGGCGCGCTTCCAGAGCGACGTCGTCGGACGCCTGGAATTCGTGTCGTCGAATCTGCGCACCCGCACGGACGAGATCCATGCGCAGCTCGGCGATCGGGCTGCCGAGATTTCCGGCCTGTTCGACGACCAGACCGAGCGCTTGTCGAAGACCGTCGACCACAAGCTCGGCCAGCTCGAGGGCCATATCTCGAACCTGACCCAATCGCTCGACCGGCAGGTCGATCAATTGTCGCAAGGCGTCGAAGGGCAGTTGCACCTCCTCGACGGGCGCATTGGCGGTCTCACTCAGACATTCGATCGGCAAGTGCATCAGTTGTCCGAGCGCGTCGATTCCCGCCTCGAACTGCTGGGCGGGCGGGCCGTCGAGCTGGCCGATGCGATGGATCGGCAGATCGATCGGCTCGCGACCACCGTCGACGGCAAGCTCGACGAGATCTCCGGCGTGCTTTCCAGCCGCACCAGCGAAGTCAGCGCGGTGCTCGGCTCGCGGGCGACCGAGCTCGCCAGCGCCTTCGAGGACCAGATCGGGCATTTCGACACGCGGGTGGCCGATCGTATCGAGAGCCTGTCGGCAGCCTTCAGCGAGCGCGGCGACCAGATCGTGCGCCTGATCGGGGGCACGGGAACGACGCTGACCGAGAACCTCACGCAGCGCCTTGTCGCCATCAAGGTCGATGTCGAGCGGGCGAGCGCCACGGCTGCCAAGACGCTCGATCAAGGCGCGACGGCGCTCGCGGCGAGCTTCGAGAGCGGCGTTCGCGACTTCTCCGACAGTGTGGCGAGGTCCACGGCGGAGCTGCGCGGCACAGGCGCGACGCTGACCGAGGACATCACCGAGCGTCTCGTCGCCGTCAAGGTCGATATCGAACGGGCGAGCTCCACCGCTGCCAAGACGCTCGATCAAGGCGCGACGGCACTCGCGGCGAGCTTCGAGGGCGGCGTCCGCGACTTCTCCGACAGTGTGGCGAGGTCCGCGGCCGAGCTGCGCGGCACGGTCGACGACAGCACCAGGCATTCGATCGACGCCCTCGCCAATGCGCATGACACGGTACGCGGCGAGATCGGCGGCATCCTCGATCGCCTGAGCGCCGCCAACGGGCTGCTGCAGCAGATCATGTCCGGGGCGGGCCAGAGCCTAGGCGCCCTGGAAGCCGGCCTCGCCAAGCGCCTGAAGGATCTCGAATACCTTCTGGGCGGGATCGTCTCCGAGACCAACCGGGCGGCCTCCCGGGTGGCCGATCAGGTGGGGGCGCTCAACTCGGTGTCGAGCTCGACTTTGCGCAATGCCGAGACGCTGCTCGAAAAGCTCGAGAGCCAGGCCCATGCGCTCTCCGACGCGACCGAAGCGCAGACGCGCGGCTGGAACGAGGCCGCCGACCTCCTCGAACGGGTCGAGGCGCGCATCGCGCGCTCCCTCACCTCCAAGCGCGAGGCCCTCGAGCACCTGACCACCTCGATCAGCGGTCGCAGCGAGGAGCTCGACAAGGTCACCAGCGCCTTCCGCACCATGGTGGAGGATTCGCTCAACGCCGCCGAGGAGAAGGCGCGGCGCATCAGCGAAGTGCTGGGCGAGAATTCGCGCGCCTCGGCGACGGCGATCGGCGAGCAATTCGCCCAGATCCGTGCCTCCACCGGCGCCGAGCGCGATCGCACGGCCGCCGCGCTGCGCGAAGCCTATGAGATGGTCATGTCCGACATGAACGAGACGCTCGGCCAGGCGACCACCAGGTTCCGCGACGCGGCTTCGGAAATGCGCCAGGTCACGGCCCAGATCCAGCGTGAGATGGAAGCGACCCGGGCCGAGCTGCATCGCGGGCTGGTCGAGCTGCCTCGCGAGACCCAGGCCTCGGCCGGCGAGATGCGGCGCGTGGTCGGCGAGCAGATCAAGGTGCTCAACGAGCTGACCTCCATCGCCACCCGGTCGGCGTCGAGCTTCGACGCCGCCGAGCCTCTCATGGCGGTGGCTCAGCAACGCGAGACCCGTCCGGCCCCGGCCCCGGCGGCGGCAGCGCCCGCGGCGGCGCCACGCCAAGTCACGAGCAGCCGCACGCCGATCGCCGAGACGCCCGCGGCGCGGCGCCCCTCGAACTATAGCGCCCCGCCCGCTTCGACGGGCCCGCGTGACCGGCGCCAAGAATCGTCGTCGCCGGCATCGCGCGATGACGGCTCGTCGCGCGGCGGCTGGTTGACTGATCTGTTGTCGCGCGCTTCGCGGGAGGAGCCCCTGCCCTCTTCGACGAATCGCGCCCAGCCGGCAGCGGTTCCGGCCGCCCCGGCGACCCCGACGACGCTCGCCTCACTCGACACGATCGCGGTCGATATTGCCCGCATGATCGATCACGACGTCGCCGGCCAGATGTGGGATCGCTATCAGCATGGCGAGCACAACGTCTTCAACCGGGCCATGTACACGCCGCAAGGCCAGCAGATGTTCGACGAGATCCGCCGCAAATATCGGCGCGATCAGGAGTTCCGCAATACGGCGGACCGCTATGTCGAAGAATTCGAGAGGCTGTTGTCGGAAGTGGCACGCGATCCGGCGACCCAGCGCGGTTATCTGACCTCGGATACGGGCAAGGTCTACACCATCCTCGCCCATGCGGCCGGCAGGCTGGAGTAG
- a CDS encoding cholesterol transport system auxiliary component, whose product MSSPPHRWARGLRTRPRSAALLSPALLGLALALAACGGGPPPATFDLAQSGTRGKALHGRHQLSVAEPTALQPLDSDRILVRRSDGSLATLARAQWSDRLPRLLQSRIVQAFENAGAVGRVSAFGGAATADLTLDVEIRVFEVDVGAGQGHIELAATLINAQSGRTTAARILQANAPGVTEGPAAAGSLDQALARLLPELVHWAAPYL is encoded by the coding sequence ATGAGCAGTCCACCGCATCGATGGGCGCGCGGCCTCCGGACCAGGCCGCGCAGCGCAGCCCTGCTCAGCCCAGCTCTCCTTGGCCTTGCCCTCGCGTTGGCGGCCTGCGGCGGCGGGCCGCCTCCGGCCACCTTCGATCTTGCCCAGAGCGGAACGCGGGGCAAGGCGCTGCATGGCAGGCATCAGCTCTCCGTGGCGGAACCGACCGCGCTGCAGCCGCTCGATTCCGATCGCATCCTGGTGCGGCGGTCGGACGGATCGCTGGCGACGCTGGCGCGGGCCCAATGGTCGGACCGGCTGCCGCGGCTGTTGCAGAGCCGCATCGTCCAGGCTTTCGAGAATGCGGGAGCGGTCGGGCGGGTCAGCGCTTTCGGCGGCGCGGCCACCGCGGATCTGACGCTCGACGTCGAGATCCGTGTGTTCGAGGTCGATGTCGGCGCCGGCCAGGGCCATATCGAGCTCGCCGCAACGCTCATCAACGCCCAGTCGGGGCGAACGACCGCGGCGCGCATCTTACAGGCCAATGCGCCGGGCGTGACCGAAGGGCCTGCGGCCGCAGGCTCGCTCGACCAGGCGCTTGCCCGGCTGCTTCCCGAACTCGTACACTGGGCCGCGCCGTATCTGTGA
- a CDS encoding ABC-type transporter Mla maintaining outer membrane lipid asymmetry, component MlaD: protein METRAKYALIGLFTICVMAAAFGFVFWFSGSRGGANLKSYLVVFDYPVTGLSRGGSVLFNGIRVGEVTDLSIDPRNSTQVMARVDITPDVPIKESTKARLDSLGITGVATIQIFDSYSRSPDLKAKQDETMPTIRAVPSPTLQSVLETAQTAGRHADEILVKVNQIVADNQAPINRIVANVEKLSEALDAAKINAAVDNISAIAAKLDVDKLNHAIGAIDTAVSSLDTSTVNHTLKSIDSFATALGENADNLRALAKDAGELVAKLKGTANAIDVLVTTNSVAFNNAIANLDKVLASIDTAKVGRSIDGIDKVTTALGNHSAEIGDFIKDARELAASLNRSSTQVETFLNSGAPAALTRSIANIEDVTKHIDGTKLGAALDSAEKFVTALGDNTPRVNEIAKNANELFAKLDVSADKVDQILKGVDALVNSPDGKSAFVEFAEASRSVRKLADDLDKRSAELLTNLNKFSGSGLRDFQQFAIDGRRALGDISRTLQGVQRNPQQFIFGGKAALPEYGN from the coding sequence ATGGAAACGCGCGCTAAATACGCCCTGATCGGCCTGTTCACCATCTGCGTGATGGCGGCGGCTTTCGGCTTCGTCTTCTGGTTTTCGGGATCGCGCGGCGGCGCCAATCTGAAATCCTATCTTGTCGTCTTCGACTATCCGGTGACCGGTCTATCGCGCGGCGGCTCGGTGCTGTTCAACGGCATCAGGGTCGGCGAAGTCACCGATCTGAGCATCGACCCGCGCAATTCGACGCAGGTCATGGCGCGCGTCGACATCACGCCCGACGTGCCGATCAAGGAATCGACCAAGGCGAGGCTCGACTCCTTGGGAATCACCGGCGTTGCCACGATCCAGATCTTCGACAGCTATTCGCGATCGCCGGATCTCAAGGCGAAGCAGGACGAGACGATGCCGACAATAAGGGCGGTCCCATCGCCGACCCTGCAGAGCGTCCTCGAGACGGCGCAGACCGCCGGTCGCCACGCCGACGAGATTCTGGTGAAGGTCAACCAGATCGTCGCGGATAATCAGGCGCCCATCAACCGCATCGTCGCCAATGTCGAGAAGCTGTCGGAAGCGCTCGATGCGGCCAAGATCAATGCCGCCGTCGACAACATCTCGGCGATCGCGGCCAAGCTCGATGTCGACAAGCTCAACCATGCCATCGGCGCGATCGATACCGCGGTGAGCTCGCTCGATACCAGCACCGTGAACCACACGCTGAAAAGCATCGACAGCTTCGCGACCGCGCTCGGCGAGAATGCCGATAACCTGCGCGCCCTCGCCAAGGATGCGGGCGAGCTCGTCGCCAAGCTGAAGGGAACCGCCAACGCCATCGACGTCCTGGTGACGACGAACTCTGTCGCCTTCAACAACGCCATCGCCAATCTCGACAAGGTGCTGGCCAGCATCGACACCGCCAAGGTGGGGCGCAGCATCGACGGGATCGACAAGGTCACGACCGCGCTCGGCAATCATTCGGCCGAGATCGGCGACTTCATCAAGGATGCCCGCGAGTTGGCGGCGAGCCTCAACCGCAGCTCGACCCAGGTCGAGACCTTCCTCAATTCGGGGGCGCCTGCCGCGTTGACGCGCAGCATCGCCAATATCGAGGATGTCACCAAGCATATCGACGGCACGAAGCTCGGCGCGGCGCTCGACAGCGCCGAGAAGTTCGTGACCGCGCTCGGCGACAACACACCACGCGTCAACGAGATCGCCAAGAACGCCAATGAGCTGTTCGCCAAGCTCGACGTCAGCGCCGACAAGGTCGATCAGATCCTGAAGGGCGTCGACGCGCTCGTGAATTCTCCTGACGGCAAGAGCGCCTTCGTCGAATTCGCCGAGGCCTCGCGCTCCGTGCGCAAGCTCGCTGACGACCTCGACAAGCGCTCGGCGGAACTCTTGACCAATCTCAACAAGTTCTCGGGGTCCGGATTGCGCGATTTCCAGCAATTCGCCATTGATGGACGGCGCGCCCTCGGGGATATAAGCCGCACATTGCAGGGCGTTCAACGCAACCCCCAGCAATTCATCTTCGGCGGCAAGGCCGCGCTGCCGGAATACGGAAATTGA
- a CDS encoding phospholipid/cholesterol/gamma-HCH transport system ATP-binding protein: MNPLAPVKRAERVRRLTEKLEEVAASETDLLGVQHLAVELNGREILKDVSFSVNRGELIGVVGASGTGKSVLTRAILGLVPKTRGRIIILQADMDQLDYAEQRVVEQRLGVMFQQGALFSSLTVKQNVQVPMREYLDLSPKLMDELAILKIQMVGLKADAAEKFPSELSGGMIKRAALARALALDPDVVFLDEPTSGLDPIGAGEFDELMMTLQKSLGLTVFMVTHDLDSLYTTTDRIIALGEGHVIADGPISAMLASDHPWLKSYFHGKRGRSAIQNQEKLALVKDGDGNAR; encoded by the coding sequence ATGAATCCGCTTGCCCCCGTCAAGCGGGCCGAACGGGTCCGCCGGCTGACCGAGAAGCTGGAAGAGGTCGCGGCGAGCGAAACCGACCTGCTCGGCGTGCAGCATCTCGCCGTCGAGCTGAACGGGCGGGAAATCCTGAAGGATGTGAGCTTCAGCGTGAACCGCGGCGAGCTGATCGGCGTCGTCGGGGCGTCCGGCACCGGCAAATCCGTGCTGACGCGCGCCATACTCGGCCTCGTCCCGAAGACGCGCGGACGCATCATCATCCTGCAGGCCGATATGGACCAGCTCGATTATGCCGAGCAGCGCGTGGTCGAGCAGCGTCTCGGCGTGATGTTCCAGCAAGGCGCGCTGTTCTCTTCGCTAACGGTGAAGCAGAATGTCCAGGTGCCGATGCGCGAATATCTCGACCTGTCGCCCAAGCTGATGGACGAGCTCGCGATCCTGAAGATCCAGATGGTCGGGCTGAAGGCGGACGCGGCCGAGAAATTCCCTTCCGAATTGTCCGGCGGCATGATCAAGCGCGCCGCGCTCGCTCGCGCCCTGGCGCTCGATCCGGATGTCGTCTTCCTCGACGAGCCGACTTCGGGCCTCGACCCGATCGGGGCCGGCGAATTCGACGAGTTGATGATGACGCTGCAGAAATCGCTCGGCCTCACCGTGTTCATGGTGACCCATGATCTCGACAGCCTCTATACCACCACCGACCGGATCATTGCGCTCGGCGAGGGCCATGTGATCGCCGACGGCCCTATCTCCGCCATGCTGGCTTCGGATCATCCCTGGTTGAAATCCTATTTTCATGGCAAACGTGGCCGGTCCGCGATTCAAAACCAGGAAAAGCTCGCACTCGTGAAAGACGGCGATGGAAACGCGCGCTAA
- a CDS encoding phospholipid/cholesterol/gamma-HCH transport system permease protein: protein MSIRPQIRVEMQAGNAVMTLDGSWIARRARLAEAAVAGALAALGSPRRVTMDLQGVDRIDTAGAWLVERTRRDLAEGGASVELRAAKDKQRILIEEVQAHYAESPPARPPERFVDLLADLGKGVTGASEDLVSGTSYLGLFASTVIRAFTHPTRLRYTSIVHHLEMIGLRSVPIIALISFLVGGIVAQQGIFQLNTFGAPTLVVDLVGILTLRELALLLTSIMIAGRSGSSITAELGSMKMREEIDALHVIGLDPMEVLILPRVIALLIAMPMLTFISSMAALFGAGVVALIYGGISPEVFLFRLQNAVGIHTFLVGMIKAPFMALVIGLIATMEGMGVEGSAESLGRQTTSSVVKSIFMVIVVDGIFAMFFAGINY, encoded by the coding sequence GTGTCGATTCGTCCGCAGATCCGGGTCGAGATGCAGGCCGGGAACGCCGTGATGACGCTCGACGGATCCTGGATCGCGCGCCGCGCCAGGCTTGCCGAGGCTGCCGTCGCAGGCGCGCTTGCGGCGCTCGGCTCGCCCCGTCGCGTCACCATGGATCTGCAAGGCGTCGACCGGATCGACACCGCCGGCGCCTGGCTGGTGGAGCGCACCAGGCGCGATCTCGCCGAAGGCGGCGCCAGCGTCGAGCTCAGAGCGGCCAAGGACAAGCAGCGCATCCTCATCGAGGAGGTGCAAGCCCATTACGCCGAGAGCCCCCCGGCGCGGCCGCCCGAGCGCTTCGTCGACCTGCTCGCCGATCTCGGAAAGGGGGTCACCGGGGCCTCGGAGGACTTGGTCTCGGGGACCTCCTATCTCGGCCTGTTCGCCTCGACGGTGATCCGCGCCTTCACCCACCCGACGCGGCTGCGCTACACCTCGATCGTGCATCACCTCGAGATGATCGGGTTGCGCAGCGTGCCGATCATCGCCCTGATCTCCTTCCTGGTCGGCGGCATCGTCGCCCAGCAGGGCATTTTCCAGCTCAACACTTTCGGTGCCCCGACCCTGGTCGTGGATCTGGTCGGCATCCTGACGCTGCGGGAGCTCGCGCTGCTCCTCACTTCGATCATGATCGCGGGGCGGTCCGGCTCCTCGATCACCGCCGAGCTCGGCTCGATGAAGATGCGCGAGGAGATCGATGCCCTGCATGTGATCGGGCTCGACCCGATGGAGGTGCTGATCCTGCCGCGCGTCATCGCGCTCCTGATTGCGATGCCGATGCTGACCTTCATCTCGTCGATGGCGGCTTTGTTCGGGGCCGGGGTGGTGGCGCTGATCTATGGCGGCATCAGCCCGGAGGTGTTCCTGTTCCGCCTGCAGAACGCGGTCGGCATCCACACCTTCCTGGTCGGAATGATCAAGGCGCCGTTCATGGCTCTCGTCATCGGCTTGATCGCCACGATGGAGGGTATGGGCGTCGAAGGCTCGGCCGAATCGCTCGGGCGCCAGACCACGTCCTCGGTGGTGAAGTCGATCTTCATGGTGATCGTGGTCGACGGCATTTTCGCCATGTTCTTCGCAGGGATCAATTATTGA